The following proteins are encoded in a genomic region of Cercospora beticola chromosome 8, complete sequence:
- the CBS2 gene encoding Cytochrome B translational activator protein cbs2: MASIRTSARSSGSILCRACKRPAATQSFANAPAWRALSTEGQQKLLSANLEEADSTVFEIIRKEKRRQKHFINLIPSENFTSQAVLDALGSVMQNKYSEGYPGARYYGGNEFIDEAEILCQNRALQTFRLENDKWGVNVQPLSGSPANLYAYSALLNTHDRIMGLDLPHGGHLSHGYQIPNKKISMISKYFETFPYRLDESTGLIDYDKLEEQALLYRPKIIIAGTSAYSRLIDYDRFRKIADKVGAYLLADMAHISGLVAAGVVPSPFDYADIVTTTTHKSLRGPRGAMIFFRKGVRSVDKKGKELLYDLENPINASVFPGHQGGPHNHTITALAVALHQAQQPEFKEYQQQVLENAQALAKRLGSDKESGGLGYNIVSGGTDNHLVLVDLKDKAIDGARVERILELVGCAANKNTVPGDKSALKPGGLRMGTPAMTTRGFQAADFKRVADIVHRAVNITKSVDAKAKEAAEKSGRKNPGSVNAFKEYVKEGEEVVEILELRREVEDWVGTFSLPWTESS; the protein is encoded by the exons ATGGCCTCCATTCGGACATCTGCCAGGTCCTCTGGAAGTATACTATGCCGCGCATGCAAGCGTCCTGCAGCGACCCAGTCATTCGCAAATGCGCCAGCGTGGCGGGCATTGTCCACAGAGGGACAGCAAAAG CTGCTGTCCGCAAACCTCGAGGAGGCCGATTCGACGGTGTTTGAGATTATTCGCAAGGAAAAGAGGCGGCAGAAACACTTCATCAACCTGATCCCCTCAGAGAACTTCACGAGCCAGGCTGTGTTGGATGCGCTAGGAAGTGTGATGCAAAATAAGTACTCGGAAGGATACCCGGGAGCACGATACTATGGTGGAAATGAGTTCATCGACGAGGCGGAAATCCTGTGCCAGAACCGAGCTCTGCAAACATTCCGCTTGGAGAACGACAAATGGGGTGTGAATGTACAGCCTCTTTCTGGCTCGCCTGCCAACCTCTACGCCTATTCAGCGCTCCTCAATACCCACGATCGTATCATGGGCCTCGACCTTCCACACGGCGGCCACCTTTCTCACGGCTACCAAATACCTAACAAGAAGATCTCGATGATCTCCAAATACTTTGAGACCTTCCCCTACCGACTCGACGAGAGCACCGGCTTGATCGATTATGACAAGCTTGAAGAGCAGGCATTGCTGTACCGACCGAAGATCATCATTGCAGGAACGAGCGCGTATAGCAGATTGATCGACTACGACAGATTCAGAAAGATCGCGGACAAGGTGGGCGCATACTTGCTGGCAGACATGGCCCACATTTCAGGACTTGTCGCTGCAGGTGTTGTACCTTCGCCGTTCGATTACGCCGACATTGttaccaccaccacgcacAAGAGTTTGAGAGGGCCTCGAGGAGCAATGATCTTCTTCCGAAAGGGTGTGCGAAGTGTGGACAAAAAGGGTAAAGAGCTGCTGTACGACCTCGAGAACCCCATCAATGCTTCGGTGTTCCCAGGACATCAAGGTGGACCACACAACCATACTATCACGGCTCTCGCGGTCGCTCTGCATCAAGCACAGCAGCCAGAGTTCAAAGAGTATCAACAGCAGGTGCTTGAGAACGCCCAAGCCCTCGCGAAACGTCTCGGTAGCGACAAGGAATCTGGTGGCCTGGGCTACAACATTGTCTCCGGTGGCACCGACAATCACTTGGTCCTGGTCGACCTGAAGGATAAGGCCATTGACGGAGCACGAGTGGAGCGTATCTTGGAGCTTGTTGGCTGCGCAGCAAATAAGAACACCGTACCTGGCGACAAGAGCGCCCTGAAGCCCGGAGGTCTTCGCATGGGTACTCCAGCGATGACAACTCGTGGATTCCAGGCTGCAGACTTTAAGCGAGTGGCGGATATCGTCCACCGAGCCGTGAACATCACGAAGAGCGTGGACGCCAAGGCGAAGGAAGCTGCGGAGAAGAGCGGGCGTAAGAACCCAGGCAGCGTCAACGCTTTCAAGGAGTACGTGaaagagggcgaggaggtcgTCGAGATCTTGGAGCTCAGGCGTGAGGTCGAAGACTGGGTCGGCACATTCTCCTTGCCATGGACAGAATCGTCGTGA